Proteins encoded in a region of the Suncus etruscus isolate mSunEtr1 chromosome 1, mSunEtr1.pri.cur, whole genome shotgun sequence genome:
- the TUSC1 gene encoding tumor suppressor candidate gene 1 protein, with translation MWRMRGGACRRGSGCGGGGGGAEGGGLGRLRGCGGSGGGGGGVQGWLGRAGGAPRQQLEERFADLAASHLEALRARDERDRQNARLREENARLRLENRRLKRENRSLFRQALRLPGDSVDGASEEAAAPAAAPGYEEASPNRFARGGGGDLELSTASALRARLEKLEVMYRRALLQLHLEQKMRGPQWPDEKEEPPQSQAQTSPPGPGPSEPQDGDGAVA, from the exons ATGTGGCGCATGCGTGGTGGCGCTTGCCGGCGCGGGAGCGGttgcggcggcggtggcggcggggCCGAAGGCGGCGGCCTGGGCCGGCTTCGCGGatgcggcggcagcggcggcggcggcggcggcgtgcAGGGCTGGCTAGGCCGTGCGGGCGGCGCCCCCCGCCAGCAGCTGGAAGAGCGCTTCGCCGACCTGGCCGCCAGCCACCTGGAGGCCCTGCGCGCGCGGGACGAGCGGGACCGGCAGAACGCGCGCCTCCGTGAGGAGAACGCCCGGCTACGGCTGGAGAACCGGCGGCTCAAGCGCGAGAACCGCAGCCTCTTCCGCCAGGCCTTGCGCCTGCCCGGGGACAGCGTGGACGGAGCGTCTGAGGAGGCGGCGGCCCCGGCGGCGGCTCCGGGCTACGAGGAAGCCAGTCCGAACCGGTTTGccagaggcggcggcggcg ACCTCGAGCTCAGCACCGCCAGCGCCTTGAGGGCCCGCCTCGAGAAGCTGGAAGTCATGTACCGCCGGGCACTGCTGCAGCTGCATCTCGAGCAGAAGATGCGTGGGCCGCAGTGGCCTGACGAGAAGGAAGAGCCGCCTCAGAGCCAAGCCCAGACAAGCCCACCCGGCCCGGGGCCCTCTGAGCCCCAGGATGGCGACGGGGCCGTAGCCTGA